The proteins below are encoded in one region of Methanoculleus thermophilus:
- a CDS encoding ABC transporter ATP-binding protein: protein MRQMIEAVDLTKDYGSVTAVNRVSFSVAEGELFGLLGPNGSGKTTMIRMLTGQVRPTAGSARVMGLDVADDPIAVRRLVGIIPEQETPPSFLTAEEYLHFVARIRNLDAVEERCDHWFDLLEFGEKRNVLCKDLSRGTRQKLMFAQAFLHRPRLALIDEPLINLDPIVQRTVKDFLEDYVQDGGTVFLSTHILEIAAEICDRIGVIHNGRLLSCGRTEDLAGSGRSLERFFLDLVRGDAGA, encoded by the coding sequence ATGCGGCAGATGATCGAGGCGGTCGACCTCACGAAGGACTACGGCAGCGTCACCGCGGTGAACAGGGTATCGTTCTCGGTCGCGGAAGGGGAACTCTTCGGCCTGCTCGGTCCGAACGGCTCGGGCAAGACGACGATGATCCGGATGCTGACCGGACAGGTCCGGCCGACCGCGGGATCGGCCCGGGTGATGGGGCTCGATGTGGCCGACGATCCCATCGCGGTCCGCAGACTCGTCGGGATCATCCCCGAGCAGGAGACCCCGCCGAGTTTCCTCACCGCCGAGGAGTACCTCCACTTCGTGGCCCGCATCCGCAACCTTGACGCCGTCGAGGAGCGGTGCGACCACTGGTTTGACCTGCTGGAGTTCGGAGAGAAGCGCAACGTCCTCTGCAAAGACCTCTCGCGGGGCACCCGGCAGAAACTGATGTTTGCGCAGGCCTTCCTCCACCGGCCCCGGCTCGCCCTCATCGACGAACCGCTGATCAACCTGGACCCGATCGTGCAGCGGACGGTCAAGGACTTCCTGGAGGACTACGTCCAGGACGGCGGGACCGTCTTCCTCTCCACCCACATCCTCGAGATCGCCGCCGAGATCTGCGACCGGATCGGGGTCATCCATAACGGCAGGCTCCTCTCCTGCGGCCGGACCGAGGACCTTGCCGGGTCCGGCCGCAGCCTTGAACGTTTCTTCCTCGACCTGGTGCGGGGCGATGCCGGTGCCTGA
- a CDS encoding 2TM domain-containing protein has product MDEQERYARAKEYVEGLQGFYVHLAAYIIVNVLLFAFNILTDPGGLWFYWVTIFWGVGLALHAIGVFAGDRVFGRAWGRANDPRDHGARSAAVIRPSDRSTYQVRQVMPRHDEDGDTLRPIRPCPGANLRTGRPRVQPLVELAFLGERPF; this is encoded by the coding sequence ATGGACGAACAGGAACGGTATGCGCGTGCAAAGGAGTATGTCGAGGGGCTGCAGGGCTTCTATGTGCACCTTGCCGCCTACATCATCGTCAACGTCCTCCTCTTCGCCTTCAACATCCTGACCGATCCCGGGGGCCTCTGGTTCTACTGGGTGACCATCTTCTGGGGCGTGGGCCTGGCGCTGCACGCGATCGGCGTCTTTGCCGGGGACCGGGTCTTTGGCAGGGCGTGGGGAAGAGCGAACGATCCGCGAGATCATGGAGCGCGATCGGCGGCGGTGATCCGCCCCTCCGACAGAAGCACTTATCAGGTGCGACAGGTAATGCCCCGGCACGATGAAGACGGAGATACCCTACGACCGATTCGCCCATGTCCCGGAGCGAATCTTCGGACTGGTCGACCTCGCGTACAACCTCTGGTGGAGCTGGCATTCCTCGGCGAGCGTCCTTTTTAA
- the glgP gene encoding alpha-glucan family phosphorylase, which translates to MKTEIPYDRFAHVPERIFGLVDLAYNLWWSWHSSASVLFKQLNREEWKMSRHNPVRMLQDTPPRYFERAATNPEFLRRYDIIMHRFRQYMEPRTSWFAQHYPGRVPLTIAYLSSEFGVHHSLPFYAGGLGVLAGDHIKAASDLGVPTVAVGFMYAEGYLHQHIEANGWQKNVAEILDRDAAPVLRVLDDNGRQLVVQVPLLDPPIHVAVWKVQVGRVPLYLLDTHIDENLPENRSISHRLYLKEIESRLRQEVVLGIGGRKVIHTLGIDYSAMHLNEGHSAFALLERLRERIVAGMSFEEAREQVRGTSIFTTHTPVPAAHDVFPEDLMSKYFRNYCSSLGLTWDEFMALGEDPHNPGAGFNMTAFAFRMSRFHNGVSKKHGEVAREMWQPLWPEHPVEKVPIDYVTNGVHVPTWLNHRIEWLIDRYMDPIHPDWREDYDNPTIWEVIDEIPDEELWREHQWLKMKLFARIRERKRLKWAGHRDEPANLAAEGLMLDTSALTIGFARRFAEYKRADLIFQDLDRLDRIVNNRWRPVQFIFAGKAHPADERGKQILQRIYLYAQDPRFGGRIAFVEDYDEQLAHYMVHGVDVWMNTPVPLMEASGTSGMKAGMNGVLNLSVLDGWWIEGYNGRNGWAIEGRPATMEGIEPDAEMLYDLIENEIAPLYYSRTMDDIPHKWVRMMKESIKSIAPQYSSIRMLKEYITRYYPSVCTYATGSGRQMAGLEEVCLPR; encoded by the coding sequence ATGAAGACGGAGATACCCTACGACCGATTCGCCCATGTCCCGGAGCGAATCTTCGGACTGGTCGACCTCGCGTACAACCTCTGGTGGAGCTGGCATTCCTCGGCGAGCGTCCTTTTTAAGCAGCTGAACCGGGAGGAGTGGAAGATGAGCCGCCACAACCCGGTCAGGATGCTCCAGGACACACCACCCCGGTACTTCGAGCGTGCGGCAACGAATCCAGAATTTCTCCGCCGTTACGATATCATCATGCACCGGTTCCGGCAGTACATGGAGCCGAGGACGAGCTGGTTTGCGCAGCACTACCCCGGCCGGGTGCCGCTGACGATCGCCTACCTCTCAAGCGAATTTGGAGTGCACCACTCACTTCCGTTCTACGCGGGGGGGCTTGGCGTCCTCGCCGGGGATCACATCAAAGCAGCGAGCGATCTCGGCGTGCCGACGGTCGCTGTCGGGTTCATGTATGCCGAGGGTTATCTTCACCAGCATATCGAGGCGAACGGGTGGCAGAAGAACGTCGCCGAGATCCTGGATCGCGATGCCGCCCCGGTCCTCCGGGTTCTCGACGATAACGGCCGCCAGCTCGTGGTCCAGGTCCCTCTGCTCGACCCTCCCATCCACGTTGCGGTCTGGAAGGTGCAGGTGGGGCGTGTCCCTCTCTACCTCCTCGATACCCATATCGATGAGAACCTTCCCGAGAACCGGAGCATCTCCCACCGCCTTTACCTAAAGGAGATCGAGAGCCGGCTGCGGCAGGAGGTGGTGCTCGGCATCGGGGGGCGGAAGGTCATTCATACCCTCGGGATCGACTACTCGGCGATGCACCTAAACGAGGGCCATTCCGCGTTCGCTCTGCTTGAGCGGCTCAGGGAGCGGATCGTCGCCGGGATGTCGTTTGAGGAGGCGCGCGAGCAGGTCCGGGGCACCTCGATCTTCACCACCCACACCCCTGTCCCCGCCGCTCACGACGTCTTCCCCGAGGACCTGATGTCGAAGTACTTCCGCAATTACTGCTCCTCGCTCGGTCTTACCTGGGACGAGTTCATGGCCCTCGGGGAGGACCCGCATAACCCGGGCGCCGGATTCAACATGACCGCGTTTGCGTTCCGAATGAGCCGCTTCCATAACGGCGTCTCTAAAAAACACGGCGAGGTTGCCCGGGAGATGTGGCAACCCCTCTGGCCCGAGCACCCGGTCGAGAAGGTGCCGATCGACTATGTCACAAACGGTGTGCACGTGCCCACGTGGCTGAACCACCGGATCGAGTGGCTCATCGACCGGTACATGGATCCGATTCACCCGGACTGGCGGGAGGACTACGATAATCCGACCATATGGGAGGTGATCGATGAGATCCCGGACGAAGAACTCTGGCGTGAGCACCAGTGGCTGAAGATGAAACTCTTTGCCCGAATCCGGGAGCGGAAACGTCTCAAGTGGGCGGGGCACCGTGATGAGCCTGCAAACCTCGCCGCCGAGGGGCTCATGCTCGACACCTCGGCGCTGACGATCGGGTTTGCCCGCCGGTTTGCCGAGTACAAGCGGGCGGACCTGATCTTCCAGGACCTGGACCGGCTCGACCGGATCGTGAACAACCGCTGGAGACCCGTGCAGTTCATCTTCGCCGGGAAGGCCCATCCGGCCGACGAGCGGGGCAAGCAGATCCTGCAGAGGATCTACCTGTATGCCCAGGATCCCCGGTTCGGCGGCCGAATCGCGTTCGTCGAGGATTACGACGAGCAACTTGCCCACTACATGGTCCACGGGGTTGATGTCTGGATGAACACCCCCGTCCCGCTCATGGAGGCGAGCGGCACGAGCGGCATGAAGGCGGGGATGAACGGGGTCTTAAACCTCTCGGTTCTCGACGGCTGGTGGATCGAAGGTTACAACGGGAGGAACGGCTGGGCCATCGAGGGCCGCCCCGCCACGATGGAGGGGATCGAGCCCGATGCGGAGATGCTTTACGACCTCATCGAGAACGAGATCGCACCGCTCTACTACTCGCGAACAATGGACGACATCCCGCATAAGTGGGTTCGGATGATGAAGGAGTCGATAAAGAGTATTGCGCCGCAGTACAGTTCCATCCGGATGCTCAAGGAGTATATCACCAGGTACTACCCTTCGGTCTGCACGTATGCAACCGGATCCGGGAGGCAGATGGCCGGGCTCGAGGAGGTCTGCCTTCCCCGGTGA
- a CDS encoding HEAT repeat domain-containing protein, whose translation MQKTIEKREAKDATRVRELIQVMLNADTYTSLKAIADLGEIGAPAVGPLVQTLLSTESNARWTVAMALARLGAEAVEQLVGVVLVTDDEIKNPAIWALAEIGDPRAVSPLVETLQTSKSECCRALTAAALLKLGDPAGIAEVERAFERFGRQFEDHTMEAFEGT comes from the coding sequence ATGCAGAAGACCATCGAGAAGAGAGAGGCAAAAGACGCAACACGGGTCCGGGAGTTGATACAGGTCATGCTGAACGCCGACACCTACACCAGCCTGAAGGCCATTGCCGACCTCGGGGAGATCGGGGCTCCGGCGGTTGGACCGTTGGTTCAGACCCTTCTCTCCACCGAGAGCAACGCACGCTGGACCGTTGCGATGGCGCTCGCGCGCCTCGGCGCTGAAGCGGTCGAGCAACTCGTCGGGGTTGTGCTCGTCACGGACGACGAGATCAAGAACCCCGCAATCTGGGCGCTTGCCGAGATCGGTGACCCTCGGGCGGTCAGCCCGCTGGTCGAGACCCTCCAGACCAGCAAGTCCGAGTGCTGCCGGGCCCTGACCGCCGCGGCCCTGCTGAAACTGGGAGACCCGGCCGGCATCGCCGAGGTGGAGAGGGCGTTTGAGCGCTTCGGCAGGCAGTTCGAAGACCATACTATGGAAGCCTTCGAGGGGACATGA
- a CDS encoding PAS domain-containing protein codes for MPPDHDIPGRALRALKSRPKGMTITELAKALGVNRNSVSKHLEVLQAAGQVDLQLVGNAKVYSIAQRVPLSAFLCFTKNLILVLDADLVIVQANDQCLARLGRPKEEVVGQNLREANLPIVSSPQALAVVESLEREQVITDIRYRHENGREAFYQMQAIPTTFEDGTKGCTIVLEDITDRKRYTQNMAFLARTAIDLVDLQPVEDIYRYIAEGLAELVPGAYAYIFSYDAADRQFIIRDLAGEGFREGLTELLGEGPVGLSLPIGRIFDPPYNQTPHSVRGIQEFVLRPEPSSWSLYDLCFEAIPREVCEAILARFDIQTLWVMGLVWRDEVFGMAGVFLSPGKGLENRETVESFVRQASISLARREAAEHLRQSEARFRGMIDSSPFGVALIDQDGRFTYTNRRFWEIFGYEPESKTTAIEWSRRIFPDDNDRLEAIRAWQSDLKRSAPGRIRPRTFVIRSRDGQKKTILSRAVTLPDGTEYVTCEDITEEVQTYRILLADIADLRRREQELLIKDRAIACTQRAVALLDPDGVVTYANAAYLALWGYPTAEEVQGSHFSRFWERSDELQDIVRTVLDGGSCQGEQTGIRSDGEAFRTDLLGTPIVSNDGKVIGMMAAVTAR; via the coding sequence ATGCCCCCGGACCATGATATCCCGGGGAGAGCCCTGCGGGCCCTCAAGTCCCGGCCGAAGGGCATGACGATCACCGAACTTGCAAAGGCCCTCGGTGTGAACCGGAACTCGGTCTCAAAGCACCTCGAGGTGCTGCAGGCCGCCGGCCAGGTCGATCTCCAACTCGTCGGGAATGCCAAGGTCTACTCCATCGCACAGCGCGTGCCCCTCTCGGCGTTTCTCTGCTTCACGAAGAACCTGATCCTGGTCCTCGATGCCGACCTCGTCATCGTTCAGGCCAACGACCAGTGCCTTGCGCGATTGGGACGCCCAAAAGAGGAGGTTGTAGGCCAAAACCTACGTGAGGCCAACCTCCCCATCGTCTCGTCCCCACAAGCCCTTGCGGTTGTCGAAAGCCTCGAACGGGAGCAGGTGATCACCGATATCCGCTACCGGCACGAGAACGGCAGGGAGGCCTTCTATCAGATGCAGGCGATCCCGACGACGTTCGAGGACGGGACGAAGGGGTGCACGATAGTCCTCGAGGATATCACCGACCGGAAGCGCTATACCCAGAACATGGCGTTCCTCGCCCGGACGGCGATCGACCTCGTCGACCTCCAGCCGGTGGAGGATATCTACCGCTACATCGCCGAAGGGCTTGCGGAACTCGTGCCGGGTGCGTATGCCTACATCTTCTCCTACGATGCGGCCGACCGGCAGTTCATCATCCGGGATCTCGCTGGCGAGGGGTTCCGGGAGGGGCTTACGGAACTCCTGGGAGAGGGCCCCGTCGGCCTCTCCCTCCCGATCGGCCGGATCTTTGATCCCCCATACAACCAGACCCCCCACTCGGTGCGCGGCATACAGGAGTTCGTCCTCCGTCCCGAACCCTCCTCGTGGTCGCTCTACGACCTCTGCTTTGAGGCGATCCCAAGAGAGGTCTGCGAGGCGATCCTTGCCCGGTTCGATATCCAGACGCTCTGGGTCATGGGGCTGGTCTGGCGCGATGAGGTCTTCGGCATGGCCGGGGTCTTTCTCTCCCCGGGAAAGGGACTTGAGAACCGGGAGACGGTGGAGTCGTTCGTCCGGCAGGCTTCCATATCCCTTGCGCGGCGCGAGGCCGCCGAGCACCTCCGGCAGAGCGAGGCGCGGTTCCGGGGCATGATCGATTCGTCCCCCTTCGGGGTCGCGCTCATCGACCAGGATGGCCGGTTTACCTACACAAACCGGAGGTTTTGGGAGATATTCGGCTACGAGCCGGAGAGCAAAACCACGGCCATCGAGTGGAGCCGCCGGATCTTCCCTGACGACAACGACCGGCTGGAGGCCATCAGGGCCTGGCAATCGGACCTCAAACGATCGGCTCCAGGCCGGATTCGCCCCCGGACATTCGTCATCCGATCCAGGGACGGACAGAAGAAGACGATCCTTTCGCGTGCCGTCACGCTCCCTGACGGGACGGAATATGTTACCTGCGAGGACATCACCGAAGAGGTGCAGACCTACCGCATCCTTCTTGCGGATATCGCCGACCTGCGACGGCGGGAACAGGAACTCCTCATCAAAGACCGTGCGATCGCCTGCACCCAGCGGGCGGTCGCCCTCCTCGACCCGGACGGGGTGGTGACCTATGCGAACGCCGCATACCTCGCCCTCTGGGGTTACCCGACCGCAGAGGAGGTGCAGGGGTCACACTTCTCCCGGTTCTGGGAGCGGTCCGACGAACTCCAAGATATCGTTCGGACAGTCCTCGACGGCGGGTCCTGTCAAGGCGAGCAGACAGGCATCCGGAGCGATGGTGAGGCGTTCCGGACCGACCTCCTCGGGACGCCGATCGTCAGCAACGACGGTAAGGTGATCGGCATGATGGCGGCAGTTACTGCCAGGTAG
- a CDS encoding SAM-dependent methyltransferase, with translation MEKNELVSISQGGLAIMNPTTPEKVLAAGRAAVLREGARVVEPGCGNGTILALWGREYGISGLGIEAREDACRRSEETFQAAGLTDRMAVRCMDAREYVPDEPFDCAAAIGASHIWGGFAATLDALVGMVSDEGTIVIGDRCWRSDSTPPEFARAWPDVLTEYEILGIVRDAGFDIAAVFRSSPEDWDRYESGIWQAILSWLAEHPDHPEREWMIDYLHRIQDEYFGYGREYMGWAMYVLVPGFW, from the coding sequence ATGGAGAAGAACGAACTCGTCAGCATATCCCAGGGAGGGCTTGCGATCATGAACCCCACGACGCCCGAGAAGGTGCTTGCCGCCGGACGGGCGGCCGTGCTCCGGGAGGGGGCCCGCGTCGTCGAGCCCGGGTGCGGGAACGGAACGATCCTCGCCCTCTGGGGGCGCGAGTACGGGATATCAGGCCTTGGGATTGAGGCCCGGGAGGATGCCTGCCGCCGCTCTGAGGAGACGTTCCAGGCGGCGGGACTTACCGATCGGATGGCTGTCCGGTGCATGGACGCCCGGGAGTACGTCCCCGACGAGCCGTTCGACTGTGCCGCAGCAATCGGGGCCTCCCATATCTGGGGCGGGTTTGCCGCGACGCTCGACGCCCTTGTGGGGATGGTATCGGATGAGGGGACCATCGTCATCGGGGACCGTTGCTGGCGGTCCGACAGCACTCCGCCCGAGTTCGCCCGGGCATGGCCCGACGTCCTGACGGAGTACGAGATCCTCGGCATCGTCCGGGATGCCGGATTCGATATCGCCGCGGTTTTTCGGTCAAGCCCTGAGGACTGGGACCGCTACGAGTCCGGGATCTGGCAGGCGATCCTCTCCTGGCTCGCGGAGCACCCCGATCACCCCGAACGCGAATGGATGATCGATTACCTCCACCGTATCCAGGACGAGTACTTCGGTTACGGCCGCGAGTACATGGGCTGGGCGATGTATGTCCTGGTGCCCGGGTTCTGGTGA
- a CDS encoding DUF367 family protein produces the protein MIPLYAYRDNTCDPRKCTVKKLAQRGLLRMVTSIAKIPRSTLLLDPTAEKAVSPADRNLPSITALDCSWEVLDTGAVASWRNRRALPFLVAANPVNFGRPFRLTSVEAMAATLYILGEKEQAHDILAPFGWGLRFLEVNADPLEDYSRAKDSAEVVALQALYM, from the coding sequence ATGATACCGCTCTATGCTTACCGTGACAACACCTGCGATCCGCGGAAGTGTACGGTAAAGAAACTCGCACAGCGCGGGCTTCTCCGGATGGTCACAAGCATCGCAAAGATCCCCCGCTCGACCCTCCTCCTCGACCCGACTGCGGAGAAAGCGGTCTCCCCCGCCGACCGGAACCTCCCCTCGATAACCGCGCTCGACTGCTCCTGGGAGGTCCTCGATACCGGGGCCGTCGCTTCCTGGCGCAACCGCCGGGCGCTCCCCTTCCTTGTGGCCGCAAACCCGGTGAACTTCGGCAGGCCGTTCCGGCTCACCTCGGTGGAGGCGATGGCCGCGACGCTCTACATCCTCGGCGAGAAGGAGCAGGCTCACGATATCCTCGCCCCGTTTGGATGGGGGCTCCGGTTCCTCGAGGTGAACGCCGATCCCCTCGAGGACTACTCGCGGGCAAAGGACAGCGCCGAGGTCGTCGCCCTCCAGGCGCTGTATATGTAG
- a CDS encoding nucleoside 2-deoxyribosyltransferase, producing the protein MYVLIAPCIEDPACRARGITTDEDLRCFGRARERCRRFSIEMVPLPCPETIYLGRDRPPGSYLERLATDEFAALLDRLEAEVRKIIRERGEPPLAIVGVDSSPTCGVNATYYSTEKQPGRGAFLARFPEIPAVDVKEFARYRVYLAGPLFSEAERTYNLAIHDLLESHLFDVYLPQEVGDTSHTRCREEHRAIFAQHLAALQDVDLVVAVVDGADADSGTSWEMGYAYALGKRVVALRTDFRIAGQHELVNLMLEESAEVVTKKEDLPRVLGSLLLASR; encoded by the coding sequence ATGTACGTGCTCATCGCTCCCTGCATAGAGGATCCCGCGTGCCGCGCCCGCGGAATCACGACCGATGAGGATCTCCGCTGCTTTGGCCGGGCCAGAGAGCGCTGCCGGCGCTTCTCGATCGAGATGGTCCCGCTCCCCTGCCCGGAGACGATTTACCTCGGCCGCGACCGGCCGCCGGGCTCGTATCTTGAGCGGCTTGCGACCGACGAATTTGCCGCTCTCCTCGATCGGCTCGAAGCGGAGGTCCGAAAGATCATCCGGGAGCGCGGGGAGCCGCCGCTTGCGATCGTTGGGGTGGACTCCTCACCAACCTGCGGGGTGAACGCCACCTACTACTCGACCGAGAAACAGCCGGGACGCGGTGCCTTTCTTGCCCGGTTCCCGGAGATCCCGGCGGTCGACGTCAAGGAGTTCGCCCGCTACAGGGTCTACCTTGCAGGCCCACTCTTCTCAGAGGCTGAGAGGACCTACAACCTTGCCATCCACGACCTCCTCGAATCACACCTCTTTGATGTCTACCTCCCTCAGGAGGTGGGGGACACAAGCCATACCCGGTGCCGGGAGGAGCACCGGGCCATCTTTGCGCAGCACCTTGCGGCTCTCCAGGACGTCGATCTCGTCGTCGCGGTCGTCGATGGCGCCGATGCCGATTCCGGGACATCCTGGGAGATGGGGTATGCCTACGCACTTGGAAAGAGAGTCGTCGCCCTCCGGACCGACTTCAGGATTGCCGGGCAGCACGAACTCGTCAACCTGATGCTTGAGGAGTCGGCAGAGGTCGTCACGAAGAAAGAGGACCTCCCCCGGGTGCTCGGATCGCTTCTTCTGGCCTCAAGGTGA
- a CDS encoding ATP-binding protein codes for MPELTVQADLAALPVIADFLAETLAGCGDDLIFAVQLAVDEACSNTILYGYPAGEAGTITLTCSVDADAVLVTITDDGIPFDPLTAPPPRLDVPAEERPIGGLGIHFIRTVMDSVTYARRDERNILSMAKRRKASP; via the coding sequence ATGCCGGAACTCACCGTGCAGGCGGATCTTGCGGCACTCCCGGTGATTGCCGACTTCCTCGCCGAGACCCTTGCGGGATGCGGCGACGACCTCATCTTTGCTGTCCAGCTCGCCGTCGACGAGGCCTGCAGCAACACCATCCTCTACGGTTACCCTGCCGGAGAGGCGGGTACGATCACGCTCACCTGTAGCGTCGATGCCGACGCAGTCCTCGTGACGATCACCGACGACGGCATTCCCTTCGATCCCCTTACCGCTCCGCCGCCACGCCTTGACGTCCCCGCAGAAGAGCGCCCGATCGGGGGGCTCGGGATCCACTTCATCCGGACGGTGATGGACAGCGTCACATACGCCCGAAGGGACGAGAGGAATATCCTCTCGATGGCAAAGAGGCGGAAAGCCTCACCTTGA
- a CDS encoding PP2C family protein-serine/threonine phosphatase, translating to MAFSGIGDMFYVLLEMICVVIVVAYLITRTKSFTEVLEGAVTWKGQAILILLFGALSIYGTESGITIAGATANVRDLGPMVGGLSCGPVVGLGAGLIGAAYRFSLGGFTAVPCTVATILAGLLGGLIFLAAGRKFIGMYGAVLFAAGMEMLHMGLTLLLCQPFEQALAVVEEVAIPMIVANTIGVFIFSFIIGNLITERQTKAERDTYLQELERKKAELRIARDIQMSFLPDRLPEIPGLELAALSLPAKEVGGDFYDAIPLSGNRTAFVIADVAGKGVPAALFMALSRTVLRANAQVPRSAREAVSEANTLIAEDAKSGMFVTLFYAVVDPAEKTLAYVNAGHNPPLLFRSGGGRPVKLKGTGIIIGVMPDAEYREETIRLESGDLLLLYTDGVTEAINSAEEQFGEERLIETVMRSRDLPPAEIVGRVRDAVMQFSGDEPQFDDQTLMVIRVV from the coding sequence ATGGCGTTCTCCGGCATTGGCGACATGTTTTACGTGCTTCTGGAGATGATCTGCGTCGTCATCGTGGTCGCCTACCTGATCACGCGGACGAAATCTTTTACAGAGGTGCTTGAAGGCGCCGTCACCTGGAAGGGCCAGGCGATACTCATCCTCCTGTTTGGAGCGCTCTCCATCTACGGTACCGAGAGCGGCATCACCATTGCCGGAGCCACGGCAAACGTCCGCGACCTCGGTCCCATGGTCGGGGGGCTCTCCTGCGGCCCGGTGGTTGGGCTCGGCGCCGGCCTGATCGGCGCTGCGTACCGCTTCTCCCTTGGAGGATTCACCGCCGTCCCGTGCACGGTGGCAACCATCCTCGCAGGCCTCCTTGGTGGGCTGATCTTCCTTGCCGCCGGCCGAAAGTTCATCGGGATGTACGGCGCGGTCCTCTTTGCCGCCGGCATGGAGATGCTTCATATGGGGCTCACTCTCCTCCTCTGCCAGCCGTTCGAGCAGGCGCTTGCGGTCGTCGAGGAGGTGGCCATCCCGATGATCGTCGCAAACACCATCGGGGTCTTCATCTTCTCGTTCATCATCGGAAACCTGATCACCGAGCGGCAGACGAAGGCCGAGCGCGATACCTACCTCCAGGAACTCGAGCGCAAAAAGGCCGAACTCCGGATCGCACGCGATATCCAGATGAGCTTCCTCCCCGATCGACTGCCGGAGATCCCCGGCCTCGAACTCGCCGCCCTCTCGCTCCCGGCAAAAGAGGTCGGAGGCGACTTCTACGACGCGATCCCGCTTTCCGGGAACCGGACGGCCTTTGTCATCGCCGATGTTGCGGGGAAGGGTGTTCCTGCAGCACTCTTCATGGCGCTCTCGCGGACGGTGCTGCGGGCGAACGCGCAGGTTCCCCGGAGCGCCCGCGAGGCCGTCAGCGAGGCGAACACCCTGATCGCCGAGGACGCGAAGTCCGGGATGTTCGTCACCCTCTTTTACGCGGTCGTCGATCCGGCAGAAAAAACGCTTGCTTACGTCAACGCAGGGCATAACCCGCCCCTCCTCTTTCGATCGGGCGGCGGTCGGCCGGTAAAGCTGAAAGGAACCGGGATCATCATCGGGGTGATGCCGGATGCCGAGTACCGGGAGGAAACAATCCGTCTTGAGAGCGGCGACCTCCTCCTCCTCTACACCGACGGCGTCACCGAGGCGATCAACTCCGCTGAAGAGCAGTTCGGGGAAGAGAGGCTGATCGAGACGGTCATGAGAAGTCGCGATCTCCCTCCAGCCGAGATCGTCGGCCGGGTCCGCGACGCGGTTATGCAGTTCTCAGGCGACGAGCCGCAGTTCGACGACCAGACCCTCATGGTCATCCGGGTGGTCTGA
- a CDS encoding STAS domain-containing protein, with amino-acid sequence MCGHFEIIERRIDTVDIIAVSGRLDAGTSGLAEERINRVLDAGGKCLLINLCDLDYISSSGLRVLLAALKRLKKDGGTLRIACGNPQILEVFTMAGFHRIFSIYNDEAAALTELEAGP; translated from the coding sequence ATGTGCGGGCATTTTGAGATCATCGAGAGAAGGATTGACACCGTCGATATCATCGCGGTGAGCGGCAGGCTTGATGCCGGAACTTCCGGACTGGCTGAGGAGCGGATCAACCGGGTGCTCGACGCCGGGGGAAAGTGCCTCCTCATCAACCTCTGCGATTTAGACTACATCAGCAGCTCCGGTCTTCGGGTGCTGCTTGCTGCGCTGAAACGGCTGAAGAAAGACGGCGGAACGCTCCGGATCGCCTGCGGGAATCCGCAGATCCTCGAGGTATTCACCATGGCCGGATTCCACCGGATCTTTTCCATATACAATGACGAGGCGGCGGCGCTCACCGAGCTTGAAGCGGGACCATAG